DNA sequence from the Rhizophagus irregularis chromosome 21, complete sequence genome:
GGCAAACAACTCTATCACGATCTGATCCAGAAAGACTAACATATCCCTACTTTGAAGTTACCTGCTTCCACATCAGGATCCGCGACATTTTTACACTCATGTAGTATCGCTCCTAACCCGAGTTTTTATGAGCTTATAGCTACACCAAATATGAAGCTTATCAAAGACATACTGTATACTGAAATTAATAGTATGTATTTTCATTTCGTTTAACATAAAATGTAAAGAGATTGAGTTCAATAGTTATGACAAGGTTTATTCTACATttctttgaatatttattataagaaatctCAATAAAACTCTTTTATATATGGGGCATGGAggtgtaattaattattccaGGTGGGTTGGCTGTAGTAATGTACCAGAAATAATGTATATAGTACAATAAGTTACATTATACAGTATAGCAGGCTACGTTATACAAGTTATATATTAgtgatttttataacaaaatttaaattttattattataaacgttagtttacaataaaatatcggtatatgccctataataaattttacctttagaaaattgatcacatGTCGGAGTTATTTCGCTGGAATAACcagataaatgatcatttatcggagtttgtcccagaaatttttatagggatgtAGATCTCTAattttctaacatttttttattaagggaaaaattatactaatgtacgaaatatatgaaaaattgtACAAAATTCATATCGTACAATATACGACCTTCAAGTATCATTCATTATATTCAGTAGTAATGTATAAGAGCATTGGTACGAATATTTATTAGCTCGCACATTGAATTTTCACGTATTGGTAAAATACATTAAGTATTAGCCGAATTGGTACCATAATATGTAAAtggatttaattaaataatttctcgGGTGTATGCGGATACATGGATGACTCATGAGTTTGGATTGATCAATTTTGGTTTGTAATtgaattctataaataaatgaatgtatatcgaatttttaagatttttataatttttttttatgactaTGGTATCACCACGAAATAAATCACGCTTTAATACAACTTAATTCTAtctgattaaaaatttttaattgtcgAAATCctattataaaagttattttgttcattaataatcaattttaaaaatatgttcATCAATTATTTGATTGACTTCGTATTTTTGTCAATCGACCCGAATAATGAGAGTtcaatgtaaaataaatttggcgCCATTTTACTGCAAATCCCTCGTGTAACATTTAAGTTTAGTtataatttccaaaataaCATAACAGATAACAATATTTTCCAAGTTTTAGAATAGGTTTAACCCTTatcaagaaatttaataatgatttgaaACAAATATATCAGtcaccaattaaaaaaaatgttacaataCTTAAATTGATCAACGATGATGATTTTTGCTAAAAGtactttttcatcaattcttaattcatttgatttaatattttcaataataagaGCATTTTAGTAATACAAGAAATACGTAAGAAGGATGAATCGATTCTTGGAAAAAGataatagtgatatttttgttatttgtatTACTCTTATatgttatttgatttattagaaaGCTCTGACTAATACACAATAGAGATCAGCAATCGGAATTGAAATAGCGTAATGCATAATAAATAAcgaaaaatgataaaaaagataatcagTACGACAAACATACGAAATGCACGTACGATACATACGATACAGTTGTAGGATCTTGACTATATGATATGTATGATatgaatatttgatatatatgaTATCGCTATATCAGATATGATATGATATGATTATATGATGCCAAAAATTTGAGAAAGAGAAATTGagaaatcaagaaaaatttattttatttactccCACAAACAATGCATTACATTTTTTGAACgtcaataatatttaaggaaatatcattttcttcttttttatgaTCTACTACATGTAATtctattacaaaatttttacttttttcattatcatcattatgaagatttaataataaatctttacaTTGATCAAGATTATTTAATCTATAACGTAATATTGAATCAGGTTTTGCTCTTTCTAAATATAAAGACATTTCAACTATAGTAATagataaataacattttatcCATAAAACAGAAGGACCTGATAtcataacaaaaataattgaacacataaattcaacaaaaaaacGAAGATGAGCAAGTCCATTACTCTTATTCTCATTATCCATATTCTCATTTTTagtttcattataaaaaatgatgaaaccAAGATAAAccaagaataaaattatacttggtataattataaaaagtccATTTATAAAATCAACATAATCTTTACGTATAGCGATAcccaaaaatatcaaatttataataaataatgttaaaggaattaatttttttttaatccactTTTCCATTTTGTTTACTTCCTtcttattatttcttaataaaaatttattaaaatgatcactttcttttaatataataagataatttataatataaattggttcaataaatataaaataaatccaaaaaaatggatcatgattataatgaaaataacaaaaataagtgaaaaatattgttaatccCATATCAGCCATTGCTAATATGATGAatgaacaaaataaataattattcattccATGATTTAAGGATAAATATATGATAAGAGGTATCATAAACCCTGTAGCCGCATCAAAAACGGCTTCAATGTTGTTGCTTCCATCATCTTTAAGAGCAAACGTTGATGGTATAAATAAGAGAAGTATTGAgagataaagaaatttaaatttgaagttcatattttgatatataataatttttgttaaaacttaaaaaaggGGGAGAGAAATGAATGTTCGAAAATGTCCAAGATAACGCAACTTTTTATTTGTGATaatgtatattatttgtaGTTTACAATTTACCTAATTTAGAAGTAATCAAATTTCCTTTTGCAGTATATTACATTACGAAATACACAGGAAATATTAACATGTAAATTGCAtacatattttacatattttacttatcaaattagaaaatgataaacattataattttgcTGATTATGAAACAAAGAGATTAAAATAACGCTCTGAGTTTAATAAGTActatatttagaaatttgcAACAATATACTGTACAATGTCCTGAAAAAATCCTTTTAAAGTGACAAAATTTATCCACCGTTAATTTcgtgtttctttttttttttaaaaaaaaaatagattaataaattatctgttatatacaaatattatataatataaaactatttattaaatctattgtaaaatatgtctgaaattattgaaggtaaattaagaattattataaaaagttgtAAGAAAAAAGTTTGACTTAATTAATCTTAATCTTAATCAATCTTAATCACATTCTATCTTTGTATTCTATCTTCTTTGCGTTCTATCTTTGTGTTCTAAAAAAGAGGCAATCAATTCTGAAGATAAAAAGGTTGATTTTTCAGATGATGAAATTCTAATGGATCATAGAAttgaagatttattttatGGTCATCATCCAGGTTTATCTCTTGGTCGAGCAACTTCTATTTTTCGTTCACGTGGTCAATTGGCATATTTTCTTTACATTAATCGTGTcaccaaatatttatttgtcgCTATATATATGGATTGGACCATATTATTTAGACATCCTGtcaacttttttcttttggtTATATTTTTTGCGACTtctattagtttattattcgTGGCAGGAATTTTTATTCcgatttatacattttatcgTTATTGCACTAAATCTGAACGTGAACCTGTTATTAACGTTTGGGGGAAAATAGCGAAGATTCCGCCTCCCAatcgtaatttaataaatgatttaatggaaggaatgaaattattaggaaataatacaaaaagaaCAATTATCAAAGGTATGACTTTACCGTATATGCATTATTGTTTGTATATTTTACCGTTATTGTCTTATtgactttttcattttttattttttaaagatgaaaagaaaattggaGCATTAGGtgaaagtaattataaaattttaatttatactgtataatttatatataatcaaatttttttttcacgtacttatttaaaattttttctttttttttcttttaaaaaggagaaaatttaaaaagagttAGTAAACTCAAGTCATTACTTTTTTTCTCTACTTTGGTTTATAAACGTGAATCAAAAATCACTTATAAAATTCAAGGATGtgttagaaaattaaaaagtaaattaaaatatgacgATATCGGGGatcaaaaagtttataaaagggtttataaaaaattatgcgattgtgaaaagaaagaaaatgaaagGGACAACAACAAtgacaacaacaacaacaacaacgataattataatgatgataatatttacacaTTTGAAGATATAGAACATAAAATTCGTGATATGATTggtaaagatgaaaaaaaaatcaaagaacaaataaaagaatttgatcTTAATTTTACTTCAATCTCCGAATTAAATACTGATGATGGTGGATCATTTTGTGGAATGTTCTGGtctgataaagaaaattttattattatagctTTTAAAGGGACAACTCCAACTAATTTTGCTGAATGGTTAGGTAATCTTACATTTCAATGTGTGGATGCTAGAAATTATCTTTTTGGTCAAGTTCATAGaggattttataattatttatttccactagATGAAGAAAGTGCTGGTAAAAATTATCCTtgtcaaaaaattattgaatcaaTTAATTGTAAAGCTACAACTCTTAAAAATATGAATGGTAGAAAAGTAAATTTATGGATAACTGGTCATTCTCTTGGTGGAGCACTTGCAACTTTATTCTATGcaagattattaaatattaattatactcATGAATCTTGGGAACTTCAAGGTGCTATTACATTTGCAAGTCCTGCTGTTggtgatattaatttttctacaCAACTTGCTGCTTTAATAAATGATCCTAGAAATTTGGCAAAACCATTATGGCGTATAGtattaaatgatgatattgtaCCAAAAATGCCATATAGAGCTTGTAATAAAAGAATGAGGAAATATGGTTATcattataatgtattaatgAATTACGCTCAAGTTGGTGATAAAGTTACATTTTATGGTAATGATCATGATCCAACTTCTATCAAAGAATTCTTTAGTAATGAAAGTGATAAAGATGATAATATTGGTGAACATGTGAATCGTCTTAAatcttattgtaaaaattattgtaaaaaaaagaagagtaaACCTTTAGGTATTTTTAGGCATCGTCATGGTTCAAATAGTTATTTTAAAGCTTTAATTGATTATGAGAAGAAGATTggcaaaaaataatgaagttgGGAAGTTCATCTAATTAAAACGTATAGACTATAAGGTTCTAGGGAGCTTGTTTGGTTTGCACCTTACCACCGGGGCAGTATAGTATTATCTTtacatatcacgtgattaaacATACATCATGTGTTCATTATCTTACTTATCctacttatatttttatcctATTTTATCCcatttatccaaaaataaaatactttattttaagaaaCTCTTTTTgacctcttttttttttggtaaaaaatgatcgtaaaattcatgaattgaatataaaaatatatttgtttaattaaatataattattcaaaacaCGGGAAAAGACGTAATTGTAAAAACAATTAGCCATTGACCGCTCATGTCTGATTGGTACTTTGAGAGGCAAATCTATATATGAAAGTGAAACCATTGCATGTACTCTTACTTCTTTTTTGTTActgtttttcatttttttttattatatatcaattatGCATGTCAGAATTGTCAgacataatattttacttatttgttaaacaaatatgatattaatatttttttataagctgaacattactttctttaaaaattattaattgttaaatttagaATTGAAGATATAATAAGAGAagttttaaatgattattattattttgctttttatgtattaattaaattgcctatttatataatactgtAATCATCCTTCTTCCTTAGCATGAGCCATTCAGTAGCAATTCTGGTTCTGGTACATTGATTtgtatattttctttctttgcttatactttataaaaacaaattaattagtttttttagatattatttttcatgaaaataaaatcaacaaGTTGctctttgaaattattattgcgTTAGAAATCAATATGTTCATCTTTCATGTGTGACGTTCCCTCAATTGCGGGTGAGTTTAACGTTGGAAGGCGAATTTGTTGTACTCAGAAAATATCCTtccctgtaaaaaatacattccAGAATATTTCCGTTATATATCCATAATTATGCTCGTAAATCCGTAAATGTTCAGTGTGCCGCAACTGTTGAGAAAATAATCCGTGATTTTATTTGTAGAAATGGATTTTAAACGGatccaaaatttcattattaaataactaaaaatttatcaagcaattttttacataattaacGAAAAATGGAATTTAAACGGATTTAAgattacatattattaaataactgtCAACCTacttattacaaatatatattgaaaatatgtaaattacaaacatatatattattacaaacaCAATAAAATAcgcaaatttcataaaaaattatcgaAATTTAATCTGATTTTCTCGGTCAATAATGTAAAACTCATTGTTTGACATCTTAAGAAATCCGACATTTCTACAAATTGCACTTACATTAATTACTTCAAAAGCACCATGATCTCGAAACTTTAATGGCCCATGTCCAGAAGGATGAGGATTTCGTACCCATTGCACATATGCTAGCATAGACCAGTCACTGTTGTATTGatgcgaaaaaaaatattgtacttCTCCAAAGAATTCACGCTCTTCCAAAATAACAGGTGCATTTGGGCGATGTGCATTTCGGTCAACTAGAAGCTTCgcctaaataaagaaaattagtaatattaaaatattaaaagtattaaaaatgatgatatatatacacatacaGCAATGCAGTAATTTGTGCGTGCCACATCACCCTTGCGATTTGacaattttgaattaattgttaaatcaTTTTTGGTTTGAAGTTTTCCATATTTTTGAATGGAATTTGTAATTAacttaaatgaaatatattagaagATTAAAGGTtcttttagaataaaatttaaacagtAGGAAATGTGCTTACTGAAAGTTGATTTGCATTTCTGTTTAATGCTGTCACATAATAGGCTCTTAAGCGCTGGATCTCAGTTCTATTCATGCAATATTTGCGTGATAGTGAATATAGCACTTCTTCAGCACCGTCAgtagtaaaataattgttttctgagtaatttaatgttttttttgaatttttactaATGAGCCTTTGATATATATTAGGTTTATATTGAAGATGTGAAAACTGGGTCCACAttgtaatttgattttggaGGTTTGTATAAGGATGTTGTGTAGAACGAACCAAAGGCAATAGCATTCCACATAGCCTTTCCATGGGATACTGCCAGGTTGCCCATGCAGGCCcagtattatatattgaatcaGCAATATGTAATAGATAATGGTAGGAAATGAGCGCTGCTGGAAGTCGTGCAGAATTATTCTGAATATATTCTctattaaatgttaaatatataatttaatgtcAAAGTTACGGATAAATGGATATGAAAGCATACAGTACTTTTCATAATACGTgataaattcacaaaataacCTTCTAATTTCTGTTAATTCTTCCATACTGATAATATGTTTAAGGCAAAGCTTTGTTGCATGTACGAATTTTGCCCATCCATTTAAATgcctaaataaatttagcaaaatctatctattaaataacatcaaaaaataatgTGCTTTTATCACTTACAAATTAAAACATTACCTTTCTGGAAGATAGCTTTGTAAAAGTGGAAGTGAATATAATACCACCCAATTCATCCAGTCTTCTGCCTTAAATCCAGCTGAATGTTGCTGAATATTAATAGGTGGACGACCAAAATCAAATGGCatattttttcgatttttttccATTGTTTTTCCTATTTCTGTCCAATCTTTATTAGGAATGATATAATTAGAATCAAAGTCTTGATcatctttgaaaaaaatgccagACCAATGCCGAAGCATTGCTGGTGCAACATTTTCAAACAACCCATGCATAATATCAACAGGAAAAGATACAGGAAATCTAATTGAGTTTAATTCAAATAAGATGCTGCGGCCATTTACCCCTGTAAATATAAACAAGTAAGAATTGTTTATATGAATTTGctaaatgtatttaaaataaatgtaccTCGATCTTGTATTTCACGTTTACGTGATGATCCAGATGCATTTTTTACAACAGTAACATCACGTATATAATCTTCATGTGTTCTCAGCGGAAGGTTTTCAGAATTATACTGACATCCTGACATATTCATTGGAGGTTTAAGTGGAAAATATACATGTCGATTTCCTTGACAATATATTCCACGAATAGAGCAAAATCGGCATGCTTTATATGAATTATGTCCTGTTGTATACATCACTTTGGAAAGTGCTGGGATATCACCAGAAATACTTAAAATGTGTGCATGGAGTGTAAAGGTATTTTCTGTTAAACCATCAATACATTGAATACCTTCTGTATtgttattatgaaataaaaattaatatattatattaaatacattataataaaaataagtatgCAAAACCTTGCAACTGCTTTAATTCATCGATTAGTGGCTGTAGAAAAGAGTTAAAGTTTTTTGGTGCTTTTGGTCCTGGAATAAGTGCAGAAACCATTAAATTTTCTCGCTTAACACGTATATTAGGTGGTAAGTTTGCATTTATAAAGAGTATAACCCAACAATCATCTCTTTTTTGACGAAAAATTTGATATCCATCAATTGATGCCATTAGAGCTATATCCCGACAGTCTGAAAAGAAACCAGATGTGGCTAAAGTTTTGTATTGAAGGCCATCAAATACATCACCTATCTGATTACCAAGAGTATATTCATAAGTAGAAGTATAATTATATCTGTAACGAAGAATTTCTGCACGagttttatctttatattggGTCTGAAATGAATCAATAAGTGACCAATAAGCAGCTTTTTTTCGAGATATTTGAGATTCTTCATCAACTTTATAACGTGGCTCTTTACATTCTggacaaatatttttgttaataagcTCGCCTGTGAATGCCACACatgaatttatacaacaaTCTACAAGAGTTGGTTTTAATGACATAAAATTTCCAAGAAACTTTCGAAGTTTGTAAAGTGTAATTCCAGGAATTTCAAAAACTTTAAGAATTTCGTTAAATGCAGCTTCTGAAATATTGTGTTTATCTTTAATTTGAAGAAGCTGTAAACCTTTAATTAAGTTTTCtgaataattattagaatttatgcaaaatttaaaataaattcataatgtTTATTTACTGTAGCCTACCAAAATCTTCacattcaatattttcatttccttccccattattattatattcttcatcttcatcttcatttTCGCCATTATTGTATTCATCAGTTTCACTATCATAAATGTGTtcttcttcaatattattatcattctcTTCTTCACTATCCACTATTTCAATCTGCtgatcatttatattattctctTCATTGCTATAATCTTGATCTtctagaatattattattaggtgaTAATGTCATTGGAATAGTTTGAGAAATAGAAGTAGCTAGGCATCGCTGTG
Encoded proteins:
- a CDS encoding uncharacterized protein (SECRETED:cutsite_TFA-LK; SECRETED:prob_0.9028); SECRETED:SignalP(1-22), which encodes MNFKFKFLYLSILLLFIPSTFALKDDGSNNIEAVFDAATGFMIPLIIYLSLNHGMNNYLFCSFIILAMADMGLTIFFTYFCYFHYNHDPFFWIYFIFIEPIYIINYLIILKESDHFNKFLLRNNKKEVNKMEKWIKKKLIPLTLFIINLIFLGIAIRKDYVDFINGLFIIIPSIILFLVYLGFIIFYNETKNENMDNENKSNGLAHLRFFVEFMCSIIFVMISGPSVLWIKCYLSITIVEMSLYLERAKPDSILRYRLNNLDQCKDLLLNLHNDDNEKSKNFVIELHVVDHKKEENDISLNIIDVQKM